A genome region from Megalobrama amblycephala isolate DHTTF-2021 linkage group LG18, ASM1881202v1, whole genome shotgun sequence includes the following:
- the cast gene encoding calpastatin isoform X4: protein MLYLRSHQRTITICLEAHACNGNTSLQKVSVPQTSRFQSQQVTPTATSQVSTAKPAQYEKGPTQSSTAAAVVKSGTSPATPAAPSVAASTAGAAGGGGPATTQKGPSQVKPQATVSKPTPATSAKVPTVSSATGPAGTTGGTGVKPTDPVKDKAQSTTVPSSKPGPAKVDPAVGKPSATAGAQKQTSAQKVQVEVGPGAKVSTGDVDPFDALSGTLPSSQPLAPKVPKYTGPEITEPNIKPEKGVLCGERDDTLPPGYRKEDMEKKNPAGVPEKPKDVPKPISTDDALESLSSGFVSSSAPPKKTDVKTETIGAVDVRSAGITNFAPPPPSQQKQPATSQPATVTKSPAPPADKKAKLEIPAQSTKPKTDESDSMLLDALGALGDTLGAPEPPKKSPELKPGQIVDEKKQTSEKSVGLGEREDTLPPDYRFSEEELMKYPPPKKEPSLNTDDALDILSEGFTAPAAAPVVKASVPPAQEKKKPDAVPEKTKDLPKETKKPDAIPEKTKDVPKETKKPAGVPEKTKDVPKHKADELSALDALAGDFVAPAQSASKVSSAAPQKITPPGPKQKLETDEDAFSALGDTLGAPEPPKKQPELKPGDIVHEKDVTSEKGVRVGEREDTLPPAYRFSEEDLKKYPPPKKEPSLDPTEALDILSGDFTTPTVPSAAMTPVCSSSKSPAKPSDSASDFALDALAGDFVAPSSASKVQSAVSGPPHADRQLSEGTSSALDALSDTLGDIKAAPEPAPVPPKAVVKEKNIVEEKVSKPGERDDSLPPEYRFSEEERKAFIATNQKDVKPKQTSIDDTAALDMLSSDFSAVPAVKPSAPDGKHFTPEPTPPTHKATGPVLDELAGKLIPNLTDPKAKDSKPKAKGGKPKPKPKKQSVEDSSATDQLPGKVSSDVVPSSSTKGGNR, encoded by the exons AAAGGACCTACGCAATCGTCTACTGCAGCTGCAGTCGTTAAATCCGGCACCAGCCCTGCAACCCCAGCAGCTCCTTCAGTAGCTGCATCTACTGCGGGAGCTGCAGGCGGTGGAGGCCCCGCCACCACTCAGAAAGGACCTTCTCAAGTCAAGCCACAG GCCACAGTCTCTAAACCCACACCTGCAACTTCTGCTAAAGTCCCAACTGTGAGCTCCGCTACTGGACCTGCTGGAACGACAGGTGGAACAGGAGTGAAGCCCACAGACCCTGTGAAAGACAAGGCCCAG AGTACAACAGTTCCTTCATCCAAACCGGGACCTGCTAAAGTGGATCCGGCTGTTGGAAAGCCCTCAGCCACGGCTGGTGCACAAAAGCAAACAAGCGCTCAAAAG GTGCAAGTGGAAGTGGGTCCAGGAGCTAAAGTCAGTACGGGG GATGTAGATCCGTTTGATGCCCTGTCTGGCACTTTACCCTCATCACAACCTCTGGCTCCTAAAGTCCCAAAATACACTGGACCAGAGATTACAGAG CCAAATATAAAACCAGAGAAGGGTGTTTTGTGTGGTGAGAGAGATGACACACTGCCGCCCGGATACAGAAAGGAAGACATG gaAAAGAAAAATCCTGCTGGAGTTCCTGAGAAGCCTAAAGACGTTCCTAAG CCAATAAGCACAGACGATGCGCTGGAGTCCCTCTCTTCTGGGTTTGTGTCTTCTTCAGCTCCTCCTAAGAAGACAGATGTG AAAACTGAAACGATAGGAGCAGTCGACGTTCGTTCGGCAGGTATCACCAACTTTGCTCCCCCTCCACCCTCTCAGCAG AAACAACCAGCAACGTCTCAACCTGCTACTGTTACTAAATCACCTGCTCCACCGGCTGACAAGAAAGCCAAACTGGAGATCCCCGCACAATCCACTAAACCAAAGACAGATGAG TCAGACTCCATGTTGCTGGATGCTCTCGGTGCTTTGGGCGACACACTGGGCGCTCCAGAACCACCCAAAAAATCACCTGAACTCAAACCTGGCCAGATAGTTGAT GAGAAGAAACAGACATCAGAGAAGAGTGTTGGTCTCGGGGAGAGAGAGGACACACTCCCACCAGATTATAGATTCTCCGAGGAAGAGCTTATGAAATATCCTCCTCCTAAAAAAGAG CCCTCACTGAACACAGATGATGCACTGGACATTCTTTCTGAAGGTTTCACGGCCCCTGCAGCAGCACCTGTTGTTAAGGCATCTGTTCCTCCTGCACAG GAAAAGAAGAAACCTGATGCAGTTCCAGAAAAGACTAAAGATCTTCCTAAG GAAACAAAGAAGCCTGATGCAATTCCTGAGAAGACTAAAGACGTTCCCAAG GAAACAAAGAAGCCTGCTGGAGTTCCTGAGAAGACTAAAGACGTTCCCAAG CATAAAGCAGATGAATTATCAGCACTGGATGCTCTGGCAGGTGATTTTGTGGCTCCTGCACAGTCTGCTTCTAAG GTTTCTTCAGCTGCTCCTCAAAAAATTACCCCTCCAGGCCCTAAGCAAAAACTAGAGACAGATGAG GATGCTTTCAGCGCTCTGGGCGACACACTGGGTGCACCAGAACCACCAAAAAAACAACCTGAACTCAAACCTGGGGACATCGTTCAT GAGAAGGACGTGACATCAGAGAAGGGTGTTCGTGTCGGGGAGAGAGAGGACACACTCCCACCAGCTTACAGATTCTCAGAGGAAGATCTCAAGAAATATCCTCCCCCTAAGAAAGAG CCTTCCCTAGACCCCACTGAAGCTCTGGATATTCTGTCTGGTGATTTTACCACCCCCACTGTCCCATCTGCTGCCATGACCCCTGTTTGTTCTTCCTCTAAGTCTCCTGCTAAG CCTTCAGATTCAGCTTCAGATTTTGCTTTAGATGCTCTTGCAGGTGATTTTGTCGCTCCTTCTTCTGCATCCAAAGTTCAGTCTGCTGTTTCTGGCCCTCCACATGCTGACAGACAG TTGTCAGAAGGTACCTCATCAGCTTTGGATGCCCTCTCAGACACTCTGGGAGACATAAAAGCAGCCCCTGAGCCCGCCCCTGTCCCACCAAAAGCCGTAGTTAAG GAAAAGAATATAGTGGAGGAGAAAGTTAGTAAACCAGGTGAGAGAGACGACAGCCTTCCACCAGAATATAGGTTCTCAGAGGAAGAACGCAAG GCATTTATAGCAACAAATCAGAAAGACGTCAAACCAAAGCAG ACATCAATCGATGACACAGCGGCCCTTGACATGCTGTCTAGTGATTTTTCTGCAGTACCGGCCGTGAAGCCCTCCGCACCTGATGGCAAACACTTCACCCCTGAACCAACACCGCCAACCCATAAG GCAACAGGTCCAGTTTTGGATGAGCTGGCAGGCAAATTGATTCCCAACCTGACTGACCCCAAAGCCAAAGACAGCAAACCAAAG GCAAAGGGGGGCAAACCAAAGCCTAAACCAAAG AAACAGTCAGTAGAAGATTCCTCAGCCACGGACCAGCTGCCCGGTAAAGTGAGCTCAGATGTGGTGCCTTCATCTTCCACAAAGGGCGGAAACAGATAG
- the cast gene encoding calpastatin isoform X11, which translates to MPENGNTSLQKVSVPQTSRFQSQQVTPTATSQVSTAKPAQYEKGPTQSSTAAAVVKSGTSPATPAAPSVAASTAGAAGGGGPATTQKGPSQVKPQATVSKPTPATSAKVPTVSSATGPAGTTGGTGVKPTDPVKDKAQSTTVPSSKPGPAKVDPAVGKPSATAGAQKQTSAQKVQVEVGPGAKVSTGDVDPFDALSGTLPSSQPLAPKVPKYTGPEITEPNIKPEKGVLCGERDDTLPPGYRKEDMEKKNPAGVPEKPKDVPKPISTDDALESLSSGFVSSSAPPKKTDVKTETIGAVDVRSAGITNFAPPPPSQQKQPATSQPATVTKSPAPPADKKAKLEIPAQSTKPKTDESDSMLLDALGALGDTLGAPEPPKKSPELKPGQIVDEKKQTSEKSVGLGEREDTLPPDYRFSEEELMKYPPPKKEPSLNTDDALDILSEGFTAPAAAPVVKASVPPAQEKKKPDAVPEKTKDLPKETKKPDAIPEKTKDVPKETKKPAGVPEKTKDVPKHKADELSALDALAGDFVAPAQSASKVSSAAPQKITPPGPKQKLETDEDAFSALGDTLGAPEPPKKQPELKPGDIVHEKDVTSEKGVRVGEREDTLPPAYRFSEEDLKKYPPPKKEPSLDPTEALDILSGDFTTPTVPSAAMTPVCSSSKSPAKPSDSASDFALDALAGDFVAPSSASKVQSAVSGPPHADRQLSEGTSSALDALSDTLGDIKAAPEPAPVPPKAVVKEKNIVEEKVSKPGERDDSLPPEYRFSEEERKAFIATNQKDVKPKQTSIDDTAALDMLSSDFSAVPAVKPSAPDGKHFTPEPTPPTHKATGPVLDELAGKLIPNLTDPKAKDSKPKAKGGKPKPKPKKQSVEDSSATDQLPGKVSSDVVPSSSTKGGNR; encoded by the exons AAAGGACCTACGCAATCGTCTACTGCAGCTGCAGTCGTTAAATCCGGCACCAGCCCTGCAACCCCAGCAGCTCCTTCAGTAGCTGCATCTACTGCGGGAGCTGCAGGCGGTGGAGGCCCCGCCACCACTCAGAAAGGACCTTCTCAAGTCAAGCCACAG GCCACAGTCTCTAAACCCACACCTGCAACTTCTGCTAAAGTCCCAACTGTGAGCTCCGCTACTGGACCTGCTGGAACGACAGGTGGAACAGGAGTGAAGCCCACAGACCCTGTGAAAGACAAGGCCCAG AGTACAACAGTTCCTTCATCCAAACCGGGACCTGCTAAAGTGGATCCGGCTGTTGGAAAGCCCTCAGCCACGGCTGGTGCACAAAAGCAAACAAGCGCTCAAAAG GTGCAAGTGGAAGTGGGTCCAGGAGCTAAAGTCAGTACGGGG GATGTAGATCCGTTTGATGCCCTGTCTGGCACTTTACCCTCATCACAACCTCTGGCTCCTAAAGTCCCAAAATACACTGGACCAGAGATTACAGAG CCAAATATAAAACCAGAGAAGGGTGTTTTGTGTGGTGAGAGAGATGACACACTGCCGCCCGGATACAGAAAGGAAGACATG gaAAAGAAAAATCCTGCTGGAGTTCCTGAGAAGCCTAAAGACGTTCCTAAG CCAATAAGCACAGACGATGCGCTGGAGTCCCTCTCTTCTGGGTTTGTGTCTTCTTCAGCTCCTCCTAAGAAGACAGATGTG AAAACTGAAACGATAGGAGCAGTCGACGTTCGTTCGGCAGGTATCACCAACTTTGCTCCCCCTCCACCCTCTCAGCAG AAACAACCAGCAACGTCTCAACCTGCTACTGTTACTAAATCACCTGCTCCACCGGCTGACAAGAAAGCCAAACTGGAGATCCCCGCACAATCCACTAAACCAAAGACAGATGAG TCAGACTCCATGTTGCTGGATGCTCTCGGTGCTTTGGGCGACACACTGGGCGCTCCAGAACCACCCAAAAAATCACCTGAACTCAAACCTGGCCAGATAGTTGAT GAGAAGAAACAGACATCAGAGAAGAGTGTTGGTCTCGGGGAGAGAGAGGACACACTCCCACCAGATTATAGATTCTCCGAGGAAGAGCTTATGAAATATCCTCCTCCTAAAAAAGAG CCCTCACTGAACACAGATGATGCACTGGACATTCTTTCTGAAGGTTTCACGGCCCCTGCAGCAGCACCTGTTGTTAAGGCATCTGTTCCTCCTGCACAG GAAAAGAAGAAACCTGATGCAGTTCCAGAAAAGACTAAAGATCTTCCTAAG GAAACAAAGAAGCCTGATGCAATTCCTGAGAAGACTAAAGACGTTCCCAAG GAAACAAAGAAGCCTGCTGGAGTTCCTGAGAAGACTAAAGACGTTCCCAAG CATAAAGCAGATGAATTATCAGCACTGGATGCTCTGGCAGGTGATTTTGTGGCTCCTGCACAGTCTGCTTCTAAG GTTTCTTCAGCTGCTCCTCAAAAAATTACCCCTCCAGGCCCTAAGCAAAAACTAGAGACAGATGAG GATGCTTTCAGCGCTCTGGGCGACACACTGGGTGCACCAGAACCACCAAAAAAACAACCTGAACTCAAACCTGGGGACATCGTTCAT GAGAAGGACGTGACATCAGAGAAGGGTGTTCGTGTCGGGGAGAGAGAGGACACACTCCCACCAGCTTACAGATTCTCAGAGGAAGATCTCAAGAAATATCCTCCCCCTAAGAAAGAG CCTTCCCTAGACCCCACTGAAGCTCTGGATATTCTGTCTGGTGATTTTACCACCCCCACTGTCCCATCTGCTGCCATGACCCCTGTTTGTTCTTCCTCTAAGTCTCCTGCTAAG CCTTCAGATTCAGCTTCAGATTTTGCTTTAGATGCTCTTGCAGGTGATTTTGTCGCTCCTTCTTCTGCATCCAAAGTTCAGTCTGCTGTTTCTGGCCCTCCACATGCTGACAGACAG TTGTCAGAAGGTACCTCATCAGCTTTGGATGCCCTCTCAGACACTCTGGGAGACATAAAAGCAGCCCCTGAGCCCGCCCCTGTCCCACCAAAAGCCGTAGTTAAG GAAAAGAATATAGTGGAGGAGAAAGTTAGTAAACCAGGTGAGAGAGACGACAGCCTTCCACCAGAATATAGGTTCTCAGAGGAAGAACGCAAG GCATTTATAGCAACAAATCAGAAAGACGTCAAACCAAAGCAG ACATCAATCGATGACACAGCGGCCCTTGACATGCTGTCTAGTGATTTTTCTGCAGTACCGGCCGTGAAGCCCTCCGCACCTGATGGCAAACACTTCACCCCTGAACCAACACCGCCAACCCATAAG GCAACAGGTCCAGTTTTGGATGAGCTGGCAGGCAAATTGATTCCCAACCTGACTGACCCCAAAGCCAAAGACAGCAAACCAAAG GCAAAGGGGGGCAAACCAAAGCCTAAACCAAAG AAACAGTCAGTAGAAGATTCCTCAGCCACGGACCAGCTGCCCGGTAAAGTGAGCTCAGATGTGGTGCCTTCATCTTCCACAAAGGGCGGAAACAGATAG
- the cast gene encoding calpastatin isoform X15, whose amino-acid sequence MGQIISWIRGTQDQPALQDVAVEQQVLLTGYNHIETGLQTKVKQDTLLVLLQMSQQVTPTATSQVSTAKPAQYEVQVEVGPGAKVSTGDVDPFDALSGTLPSSQPLAPKVPKYTGPEITEPNIKPEKGVLCGERDDTLPPGYRKEDMEKKNPAGVPEKPKDVPKPISTDDALESLSSGFVSSSAPPKKTDVKTETIGAVDVRSAGITNFAPPPPSQQKQPATSQPATVTKSPAPPADKKAKLEIPAQSTKPKTDESDSMLLDALGALGDTLGAPEPPKKSPELKPGQIVDEKKQTSEKSVGLGEREDTLPPDYRFSEEELMKYPPPKKEPSLNTDDALDILSEGFTAPAAAPVVKASVPPAQEKKKPDAVPEKTKDLPKETKKPDAIPEKTKDVPKETKKPAGVPEKTKDVPKHKADELSALDALAGDFVAPAQSASKVSSAAPQKITPPGPKQKLETDEDAFSALGDTLGAPEPPKKQPELKPGDIVHEKDVTSEKGVRVGEREDTLPPAYRFSEEDLKKYPPPKKEPSLDPTEALDILSGDFTTPTVPSAAMTPVCSSSKSPAKPSDSASDFALDALAGDFVAPSSASKVQSAVSGPPHADRQLSEGTSSALDALSDTLGDIKAAPEPAPVPPKAVVKEKNIVEEKVSKPGERDDSLPPEYRFSEEERKAFIATNQKDVKPKQTSIDDTAALDMLSSDFSAVPAVKPSAPDGKHFTPEPTPPTHKATGPVLDELAGKLIPNLTDPKAKDSKPKAKGGKPKPKPKKQSVEDSSATDQLPGKVSSDVVPSSSTKGGNR is encoded by the exons GTGCAAGTGGAAGTGGGTCCAGGAGCTAAAGTCAGTACGGGG GATGTAGATCCGTTTGATGCCCTGTCTGGCACTTTACCCTCATCACAACCTCTGGCTCCTAAAGTCCCAAAATACACTGGACCAGAGATTACAGAG CCAAATATAAAACCAGAGAAGGGTGTTTTGTGTGGTGAGAGAGATGACACACTGCCGCCCGGATACAGAAAGGAAGACATG gaAAAGAAAAATCCTGCTGGAGTTCCTGAGAAGCCTAAAGACGTTCCTAAG CCAATAAGCACAGACGATGCGCTGGAGTCCCTCTCTTCTGGGTTTGTGTCTTCTTCAGCTCCTCCTAAGAAGACAGATGTG AAAACTGAAACGATAGGAGCAGTCGACGTTCGTTCGGCAGGTATCACCAACTTTGCTCCCCCTCCACCCTCTCAGCAG AAACAACCAGCAACGTCTCAACCTGCTACTGTTACTAAATCACCTGCTCCACCGGCTGACAAGAAAGCCAAACTGGAGATCCCCGCACAATCCACTAAACCAAAGACAGATGAG TCAGACTCCATGTTGCTGGATGCTCTCGGTGCTTTGGGCGACACACTGGGCGCTCCAGAACCACCCAAAAAATCACCTGAACTCAAACCTGGCCAGATAGTTGAT GAGAAGAAACAGACATCAGAGAAGAGTGTTGGTCTCGGGGAGAGAGAGGACACACTCCCACCAGATTATAGATTCTCCGAGGAAGAGCTTATGAAATATCCTCCTCCTAAAAAAGAG CCCTCACTGAACACAGATGATGCACTGGACATTCTTTCTGAAGGTTTCACGGCCCCTGCAGCAGCACCTGTTGTTAAGGCATCTGTTCCTCCTGCACAG GAAAAGAAGAAACCTGATGCAGTTCCAGAAAAGACTAAAGATCTTCCTAAG GAAACAAAGAAGCCTGATGCAATTCCTGAGAAGACTAAAGACGTTCCCAAG GAAACAAAGAAGCCTGCTGGAGTTCCTGAGAAGACTAAAGACGTTCCCAAG CATAAAGCAGATGAATTATCAGCACTGGATGCTCTGGCAGGTGATTTTGTGGCTCCTGCACAGTCTGCTTCTAAG GTTTCTTCAGCTGCTCCTCAAAAAATTACCCCTCCAGGCCCTAAGCAAAAACTAGAGACAGATGAG GATGCTTTCAGCGCTCTGGGCGACACACTGGGTGCACCAGAACCACCAAAAAAACAACCTGAACTCAAACCTGGGGACATCGTTCAT GAGAAGGACGTGACATCAGAGAAGGGTGTTCGTGTCGGGGAGAGAGAGGACACACTCCCACCAGCTTACAGATTCTCAGAGGAAGATCTCAAGAAATATCCTCCCCCTAAGAAAGAG CCTTCCCTAGACCCCACTGAAGCTCTGGATATTCTGTCTGGTGATTTTACCACCCCCACTGTCCCATCTGCTGCCATGACCCCTGTTTGTTCTTCCTCTAAGTCTCCTGCTAAG CCTTCAGATTCAGCTTCAGATTTTGCTTTAGATGCTCTTGCAGGTGATTTTGTCGCTCCTTCTTCTGCATCCAAAGTTCAGTCTGCTGTTTCTGGCCCTCCACATGCTGACAGACAG TTGTCAGAAGGTACCTCATCAGCTTTGGATGCCCTCTCAGACACTCTGGGAGACATAAAAGCAGCCCCTGAGCCCGCCCCTGTCCCACCAAAAGCCGTAGTTAAG GAAAAGAATATAGTGGAGGAGAAAGTTAGTAAACCAGGTGAGAGAGACGACAGCCTTCCACCAGAATATAGGTTCTCAGAGGAAGAACGCAAG GCATTTATAGCAACAAATCAGAAAGACGTCAAACCAAAGCAG ACATCAATCGATGACACAGCGGCCCTTGACATGCTGTCTAGTGATTTTTCTGCAGTACCGGCCGTGAAGCCCTCCGCACCTGATGGCAAACACTTCACCCCTGAACCAACACCGCCAACCCATAAG GCAACAGGTCCAGTTTTGGATGAGCTGGCAGGCAAATTGATTCCCAACCTGACTGACCCCAAAGCCAAAGACAGCAAACCAAAG GCAAAGGGGGGCAAACCAAAGCCTAAACCAAAG AAACAGTCAGTAGAAGATTCCTCAGCCACGGACCAGCTGCCCGGTAAAGTGAGCTCAGATGTGGTGCCTTCATCTTCCACAAAGGGCGGAAACAGATAG
- the cast gene encoding calpastatin isoform X19 yields MGQIISWIRGTQDQPALQDVAVEQQVLLTGYNHIESQQVTPTATSQVSTAKPAQYEVQVEVGPGAKVSTGDVDPFDALSGTLPSSQPLAPKVPKYTGPEITEPNIKPEKGVLCGERDDTLPPGYRKEDMEKKNPAGVPEKPKDVPKPISTDDALESLSSGFVSSSAPPKKTDVKTETIGAVDVRSAGITNFAPPPPSQQKQPATSQPATVTKSPAPPADKKAKLEIPAQSTKPKTDESDSMLLDALGALGDTLGAPEPPKKSPELKPGQIVDEKKQTSEKSVGLGEREDTLPPDYRFSEEELMKYPPPKKEPSLNTDDALDILSEGFTAPAAAPVVKASVPPAQEKKKPDAVPEKTKDLPKETKKPDAIPEKTKDVPKETKKPAGVPEKTKDVPKHKADELSALDALAGDFVAPAQSASKVSSAAPQKITPPGPKQKLETDEDAFSALGDTLGAPEPPKKQPELKPGDIVHEKDVTSEKGVRVGEREDTLPPAYRFSEEDLKKYPPPKKEPSLDPTEALDILSGDFTTPTVPSAAMTPVCSSSKSPAKPSDSASDFALDALAGDFVAPSSASKVQSAVSGPPHADRQLSEGTSSALDALSDTLGDIKAAPEPAPVPPKAVVKEKNIVEEKVSKPGERDDSLPPEYRFSEEERKAFIATNQKDVKPKQTSIDDTAALDMLSSDFSAVPAVKPSAPDGKHFTPEPTPPTHKATGPVLDELAGKLIPNLTDPKAKDSKPKAKGGKPKPKPKKQSVEDSSATDQLPGKVSSDVVPSSSTKGGNR; encoded by the exons GTGCAAGTGGAAGTGGGTCCAGGAGCTAAAGTCAGTACGGGG GATGTAGATCCGTTTGATGCCCTGTCTGGCACTTTACCCTCATCACAACCTCTGGCTCCTAAAGTCCCAAAATACACTGGACCAGAGATTACAGAG CCAAATATAAAACCAGAGAAGGGTGTTTTGTGTGGTGAGAGAGATGACACACTGCCGCCCGGATACAGAAAGGAAGACATG gaAAAGAAAAATCCTGCTGGAGTTCCTGAGAAGCCTAAAGACGTTCCTAAG CCAATAAGCACAGACGATGCGCTGGAGTCCCTCTCTTCTGGGTTTGTGTCTTCTTCAGCTCCTCCTAAGAAGACAGATGTG AAAACTGAAACGATAGGAGCAGTCGACGTTCGTTCGGCAGGTATCACCAACTTTGCTCCCCCTCCACCCTCTCAGCAG AAACAACCAGCAACGTCTCAACCTGCTACTGTTACTAAATCACCTGCTCCACCGGCTGACAAGAAAGCCAAACTGGAGATCCCCGCACAATCCACTAAACCAAAGACAGATGAG TCAGACTCCATGTTGCTGGATGCTCTCGGTGCTTTGGGCGACACACTGGGCGCTCCAGAACCACCCAAAAAATCACCTGAACTCAAACCTGGCCAGATAGTTGAT GAGAAGAAACAGACATCAGAGAAGAGTGTTGGTCTCGGGGAGAGAGAGGACACACTCCCACCAGATTATAGATTCTCCGAGGAAGAGCTTATGAAATATCCTCCTCCTAAAAAAGAG CCCTCACTGAACACAGATGATGCACTGGACATTCTTTCTGAAGGTTTCACGGCCCCTGCAGCAGCACCTGTTGTTAAGGCATCTGTTCCTCCTGCACAG GAAAAGAAGAAACCTGATGCAGTTCCAGAAAAGACTAAAGATCTTCCTAAG GAAACAAAGAAGCCTGATGCAATTCCTGAGAAGACTAAAGACGTTCCCAAG GAAACAAAGAAGCCTGCTGGAGTTCCTGAGAAGACTAAAGACGTTCCCAAG CATAAAGCAGATGAATTATCAGCACTGGATGCTCTGGCAGGTGATTTTGTGGCTCCTGCACAGTCTGCTTCTAAG GTTTCTTCAGCTGCTCCTCAAAAAATTACCCCTCCAGGCCCTAAGCAAAAACTAGAGACAGATGAG GATGCTTTCAGCGCTCTGGGCGACACACTGGGTGCACCAGAACCACCAAAAAAACAACCTGAACTCAAACCTGGGGACATCGTTCAT GAGAAGGACGTGACATCAGAGAAGGGTGTTCGTGTCGGGGAGAGAGAGGACACACTCCCACCAGCTTACAGATTCTCAGAGGAAGATCTCAAGAAATATCCTCCCCCTAAGAAAGAG CCTTCCCTAGACCCCACTGAAGCTCTGGATATTCTGTCTGGTGATTTTACCACCCCCACTGTCCCATCTGCTGCCATGACCCCTGTTTGTTCTTCCTCTAAGTCTCCTGCTAAG CCTTCAGATTCAGCTTCAGATTTTGCTTTAGATGCTCTTGCAGGTGATTTTGTCGCTCCTTCTTCTGCATCCAAAGTTCAGTCTGCTGTTTCTGGCCCTCCACATGCTGACAGACAG TTGTCAGAAGGTACCTCATCAGCTTTGGATGCCCTCTCAGACACTCTGGGAGACATAAAAGCAGCCCCTGAGCCCGCCCCTGTCCCACCAAAAGCCGTAGTTAAG GAAAAGAATATAGTGGAGGAGAAAGTTAGTAAACCAGGTGAGAGAGACGACAGCCTTCCACCAGAATATAGGTTCTCAGAGGAAGAACGCAAG GCATTTATAGCAACAAATCAGAAAGACGTCAAACCAAAGCAG ACATCAATCGATGACACAGCGGCCCTTGACATGCTGTCTAGTGATTTTTCTGCAGTACCGGCCGTGAAGCCCTCCGCACCTGATGGCAAACACTTCACCCCTGAACCAACACCGCCAACCCATAAG GCAACAGGTCCAGTTTTGGATGAGCTGGCAGGCAAATTGATTCCCAACCTGACTGACCCCAAAGCCAAAGACAGCAAACCAAAG GCAAAGGGGGGCAAACCAAAGCCTAAACCAAAG AAACAGTCAGTAGAAGATTCCTCAGCCACGGACCAGCTGCCCGGTAAAGTGAGCTCAGATGTGGTGCCTTCATCTTCCACAAAGGGCGGAAACAGATAG